A window from Planktothrix sp. FACHB-1365 encodes these proteins:
- a CDS encoding serine/threonine-protein kinase — MNLTQEIVLQNGKYRIDAVLGQGEFGVTYQATHPLTHQTVVIKTLHPKFITSVDFPQIKQQFVTVAKRLSQCHHPNIARVLDIFEEKGLPYLVMNYIQGQTLEETLRAHSPLSVHQALQYIRQISSAMRTLHQHGLLHCNLQPRNILRHQGTDILTLVDFGLTSGFMEPSVKFPIRNRVLSVGYASLEHYLPHQHLTPATDIYSLAATFYCLLTGEPPLEAPLRVNEATQQLLSASKPTLRQIQPTLSPVVERLIYWGLEIEPSRRPQSVDQWIAFLPIEDIATTIQSPNTVIQPQNSSVVELVPPKPVAVKAVVEIPVSVQQKPLTSVTTLPSIPLNSPPPQIQPVPVAIPTWEPEETIPYLGFLLPILFLITSLFFGWVGFDLTRRYGYIISQKTNIQLNHPFNNLDSTEPMFENPSVETQNPKEVAAERSTEQPLEEGDYSIVEPSDAEAKTEETSPVEQSSDTSIATEIEGKSSSTSESQLEEYLLSPPEENNSSEVGLEPNVTDSSASAPVTNYSGDNDSTILPSTPPESNYDDDGNGTLPTETTPGGGGGLLPEEPVPNSYPEPTVPVEPEYPVSSEETTPMTSTPNYGIESNIPTSPLTSPISN, encoded by the coding sequence ATGAATCTAACGCAGGAAATCGTTCTCCAGAACGGCAAATATCGGATTGATGCTGTTCTGGGTCAAGGGGAGTTTGGTGTGACCTACCAAGCGACGCACCCTCTCACTCATCAAACGGTTGTGATTAAAACTCTGCATCCTAAATTCATCACCTCCGTTGATTTTCCCCAAATCAAACAACAATTTGTAACAGTTGCCAAACGTTTAAGCCAGTGTCACCATCCTAATATTGCCCGTGTGCTGGACATCTTTGAAGAAAAGGGTTTACCGTATTTGGTAATGAATTATATTCAGGGCCAAACCCTAGAAGAAACCTTACGCGCGCATTCTCCGTTATCGGTTCATCAGGCGCTGCAATATATCCGCCAGATTTCTTCGGCCATGAGAACCCTACATCAACACGGTTTACTTCACTGTAACCTGCAACCGAGGAATATCCTGCGCCATCAAGGGACAGACATCCTCACGTTAGTTGATTTTGGGTTAACCAGTGGCTTTATGGAACCGAGTGTCAAGTTTCCCATCCGTAACCGGGTTTTATCCGTTGGTTATGCGTCCCTAGAACACTATCTCCCCCATCAACACCTGACCCCCGCAACGGATATCTATAGTTTGGCCGCGACGTTCTATTGTTTGTTAACGGGTGAACCTCCCTTAGAAGCTCCATTGCGTGTGAATGAAGCCACACAACAGTTACTCAGTGCGTCTAAACCGACTTTAAGACAAATTCAACCTACCTTGAGTCCGGTTGTAGAACGATTAATTTACTGGGGATTAGAAATTGAACCCTCCCGACGTCCTCAAAGTGTTGACCAATGGATTGCTTTTTTACCCATTGAAGATATTGCGACAACGATTCAATCTCCTAATACTGTGATTCAACCTCAAAATTCTAGTGTTGTTGAACTTGTTCCTCCCAAACCCGTAGCGGTAAAAGCAGTTGTTGAAATCCCCGTTTCTGTTCAGCAAAAACCTTTAACTTCCGTTACGACATTACCGAGTATTCCCCTCAATTCCCCACCCCCACAAATTCAACCTGTTCCTGTTGCGATTCCGACTTGGGAACCGGAAGAAACGATACCTTACCTGGGTTTTTTACTGCCGATTTTATTCTTAATTACATCCTTATTTTTTGGTTGGGTTGGATTTGATCTTACCCGTCGTTATGGCTACATTATTAGTCAGAAAACCAATATTCAATTGAATCATCCCTTTAATAATTTAGATTCCACAGAACCGATGTTTGAAAATCCTTCTGTTGAAACTCAAAATCCCAAGGAAGTCGCGGCGGAACGTTCCACAGAACAACCTTTAGAAGAGGGAGATTACTCAATAGTAGAACCTTCCGATGCAGAAGCAAAAACCGAAGAAACTTCACCCGTTGAGCAATCTAGTGATACTAGCATTGCTACTGAAATAGAAGGGAAAAGCTCATCAACCTCAGAATCTCAATTAGAAGAATATTTACTTTCTCCGCCCGAAGAAAACAATTCTTCTGAAGTAGGATTAGAACCGAATGTTACCGACTCCTCGGCTTCGGCTCCTGTCACAAACTATTCGGGTGATAATGATTCAACAATTTTACCTTCTACACCCCCAGAATCCAATTATGATGATGATGGGAATGGGACTCTACCAACGGAGACGACACCGGGGGGCGGGGGAGGTTTATTACCAGAAGAACCTGTTCCTAATTCTTATCCTGAACCCACGGTTCCCGTAGAACCCGAATACCCCGTTTCTTCTGAAGAAACAACCCCGATGACTTCAACGCCTAACTATGGAATAGAATCGAATATTCCTACTTCCCCTTTAACTTCTCCCATTAGCAACTAG
- a CDS encoding ATP-binding protein codes for MGDIKILIVEDELLIAKGLAKKLEKLEYAVVGIASSSESALQKVEETQPDVILMDIVIKGDLDGIETAKLIQEKFDIPVIYVTAYADDETLERAEETESYGYILKPFKEREVHAAIKIALKKHQSTLKMQQSLKDAQAVTDEKSRFLSIASHDLKTPLTAIQMSAGMLKDYSDKWTEDKKQKHLDRIQTSVSNMNNLLEELLILSRAESGKLIFNPEPTQVVAFCQSIIEEIKPLAQAGHRVLFMSSQEVIHGNLDKPLLRHILINLLSNAIKYSPNGGTISLKIHQDGQFIWFEIADEGIGLPIDYQAKLFQQFERASNVGNIKGTGLGLSIVKQAVDLHQGQIKVESEVGKGTIFTVTLPL; via the coding sequence ATGGGAGACATTAAAATTTTAATCGTGGAAGATGAGTTGCTAATTGCCAAGGGATTAGCCAAAAAATTAGAAAAATTAGAGTATGCTGTCGTTGGGATTGCGTCTTCGAGTGAATCAGCATTACAAAAAGTTGAAGAAACTCAACCAGATGTAATTTTAATGGATATTGTCATCAAGGGAGATTTAGATGGAATTGAAACGGCAAAACTCATTCAGGAAAAATTTGATATTCCTGTTATTTATGTAACCGCTTATGCCGATGATGAAACCTTAGAACGAGCCGAAGAAACAGAATCCTATGGATATATTCTAAAACCGTTTAAAGAGCGAGAAGTTCATGCAGCTATTAAAATCGCCTTAAAAAAACATCAATCTACATTAAAAATGCAGCAATCTTTAAAAGATGCCCAAGCTGTTACCGATGAAAAATCTCGGTTTTTATCCATTGCTTCCCACGATTTAAAAACTCCCTTAACCGCCATTCAAATGTCTGCTGGAATGTTAAAGGATTATAGTGATAAATGGACGGAAGACAAAAAGCAAAAACATTTAGATCGGATTCAAACGTCCGTCAGCAATATGAACAATCTTTTAGAAGAGTTGTTAATTTTAAGTCGGGCTGAATCTGGAAAACTAATCTTTAACCCAGAACCGACTCAAGTTGTGGCGTTTTGTCAATCTATTATCGAGGAAATAAAACCGCTTGCTCAGGCTGGACATCGAGTTTTATTCATGAGTTCTCAAGAAGTAATACACGGAAATTTAGATAAACCTTTACTGCGCCATATTTTAATAAATTTGTTATCGAATGCGATTAAATATTCCCCTAATGGGGGTACAATCAGCTTAAAAATTCATCAAGATGGTCAATTTATTTGGTTTGAAATCGCAGATGAAGGCATTGGTTTACCGATAGATTATCAAGCTAAACTCTTTCAACAATTTGAACGGGCTTCTAACGTGGGTAACATTAAGGGGACGGGGTTAGGATTATCCATTGTGAAACAAGCTGTTGATTTACACCAAGGTCAAATTAAAGTTGAAAGTGAAGTCGGAAAAGGAACAATATTTACCGTCACACTCCCCTTATAA
- a CDS encoding RluA family pseudouridine synthase, whose product MNDSTLIQLTVDAENLPPDQQNRRLDLWLSQQISDLSRSRIQTLISQGWVKVNEQVCTTKKLSVQTGDRLEITLPPPQPLELEAVDIPLDILYEDDCLLIVNKPAGLVVHPAPGHQNDTLVNALLAHCDQLAGIGGVQRPGIVHRLDKDTTGAMVVAKTDFALQSLQAQIKEKTARRQYLGVVYGVPKTESGTINQPIGRHPIDRKKMAIVPLEKGGREAITHWQIQERIGNYTLMLFTLETGRTHQIRVHSAFMGNPIVGDPEYSRGKAIKVNLPGQALHAWKLTLNHPISGEKIEAIAPIPHRLTTLLEVLRRR is encoded by the coding sequence ATGAATGATTCCACTTTAATTCAGTTAACGGTAGATGCAGAAAATTTACCTCCCGATCAACAAAATCGACGGTTAGATTTGTGGTTATCTCAACAAATTTCTGACCTATCTCGTTCTCGGATTCAAACCTTAATTAGTCAGGGATGGGTGAAAGTTAATGAACAAGTTTGTACCACTAAAAAACTCTCTGTACAAACGGGCGATCGCTTAGAAATTACTCTTCCCCCACCCCAACCTTTAGAACTGGAAGCTGTAGATATTCCCCTGGATATTTTATATGAAGATGATTGTCTATTAATTGTGAATAAACCTGCGGGGTTAGTGGTTCATCCCGCACCGGGACATCAGAATGATACCTTAGTTAATGCGTTATTAGCTCATTGTGATCAATTAGCAGGAATTGGCGGGGTACAACGTCCTGGAATTGTACATCGTTTAGATAAGGATACCACCGGGGCGATGGTGGTGGCCAAAACGGATTTTGCTTTGCAAAGTTTACAAGCTCAAATTAAAGAAAAAACCGCCCGTCGTCAATATTTAGGGGTGGTTTATGGCGTTCCTAAAACCGAATCAGGAACCATTAATCAACCTATCGGTCGTCATCCAATTGATCGCAAAAAAATGGCAATTGTTCCCCTCGAAAAAGGAGGGCGAGAAGCCATTACCCATTGGCAAATTCAAGAGCGCATCGGGAACTATACGTTAATGTTATTTACCTTAGAAACGGGACGTACCCATCAAATTCGGGTGCATAGTGCGTTTATGGGAAATCCCATTGTCGGTGATCCTGAATATAGTCGAGGAAAAGCAATCAAGGTGAATTTACCTGGACAAGCTCTTCATGCTTGGAAATTAACCTTAAATCATCCGATTTCGGGAGAAAAAATTGAAGCGATCGCCCCTATCCCTCATCGGTTAACAACACTTTTAGAGGTCTTACGCCGTCGTTAG